From the genome of Arvicola amphibius chromosome 9, mArvAmp1.2, whole genome shotgun sequence, one region includes:
- the Tmem217 gene encoding transmembrane protein 217, producing MRQQNWYGLSAKMGTVLSGVFSIMATHMHLIFEKKHIGNDNCTSNLQSPGIHVVRYFFICWSFRIILFLSLVTMAVSCFLLYSVYAQIYGGLMSYTIWIFTYESLNLVVQILTNEFCVTLVRAMRWFGWVSRASLHSFCLYFVVTHAQIIYQSKKQGNILSYHRRISLGTGDTPRRKSKILNFIYHQNE from the coding sequence ATGAGGCAGCAGAACTGGTATGGGCTGTCGGCAAAGATGGGCACAGTGCTGTCAGGGGTCTTTTCCATCATGGCCACCCACATGCACCTCATCTTCGAAAAGAAGCACATTGGGAACGACAACTGCACCAGTAACCTCCAGAGTCCAGGTATCCATGTTGTGAGATACTTCTTCATCTGCTGGAGCTTCAGAatcatcctcttcctctccctcgtCACCATGGCAGTCAGCTGCTTCCTCCTGTACTCCGTGTACGCCCAGATTTATGGGGGTCTCATGAGCTATACCATCTGGATCTTCACCTATGAGTCCCTCAACCTGGTGGTCCAAATCCTCACCAATGagttctgtgtaaccctggtcaGAGCCATGCGCTGGTTCGGCTGGGTGTCCCGGGCGTCCCTACACAGCTTCTGTCTGTACTTTGTCGTTACCCACGCCCAAATCATCTACCAGAGCAAAAAACAGGGCAACATACTCTCCTACCATAGGCGCATCTCTTTGGGAACTGGAGACACTCCACGGCGGAAATCCAAGATTCTAAATTTTATCTACCACCAGAATGAGTAA